The proteins below are encoded in one region of Paraburkholderia aromaticivorans:
- a CDS encoding efflux RND transporter periplasmic adaptor subunit: MTILPLSRRRVAIAALAVLVVAGLGTFGAIRVDASSPAAPTIVPEVDVATVVQKTITDWQSYSGRLEAVEKVDVRSQVPGTIVSVNFKDGALVKKGDTLFVIDPRPYAAEVDRAEAQLAAAQARTGYTQSDWERAQRLIADNAIAKRDYDEKQNAAREASANLKAAQAAVETARINLGYTKIVAPVAGRVSRAEITVGNVISAGASAAPLTTLVSVSPIYASFDADEQTYLQYLSRAKDGSKVPVELGLADESGYSRSGVIESVDNRLDTSSGTIRVRARFDNQDGALIPGLYARVKVGGSEPHPALLIDDAAVGTDQDKKFVLVVDEGNHVVYRSIDVGGMQGNLRVVKGGLKATDRIVVNGIQRVRPGDSVRAHMVPMTTDDDPNSAPLAQKQTPAQPQSQSQAQSQTRTKADKNS, encoded by the coding sequence ATGACTATCCTTCCTCTTTCCCGTCGCCGTGTGGCGATTGCCGCACTTGCTGTCCTCGTCGTGGCCGGGCTGGGCACGTTCGGCGCGATTCGCGTGGATGCGAGCTCGCCCGCCGCGCCGACCATCGTGCCGGAAGTCGATGTGGCCACCGTGGTGCAAAAAACGATCACCGACTGGCAGAGCTATTCGGGCCGCCTCGAAGCCGTAGAAAAAGTGGACGTGCGTTCGCAGGTGCCGGGCACCATCGTGTCCGTCAACTTCAAGGACGGCGCGCTCGTGAAGAAAGGCGACACGCTGTTCGTGATCGATCCGCGTCCGTACGCTGCTGAAGTGGATCGCGCCGAAGCGCAACTCGCCGCTGCGCAGGCGCGCACGGGCTACACGCAAAGCGATTGGGAGCGCGCACAACGTCTGATCGCCGACAACGCGATCGCCAAGCGTGACTACGACGAGAAGCAGAACGCCGCGCGCGAAGCGAGCGCCAACCTGAAGGCCGCGCAAGCCGCCGTCGAAACCGCCCGCATCAATCTCGGCTACACGAAGATTGTCGCGCCGGTGGCGGGCCGCGTGTCGCGCGCGGAGATCACGGTGGGCAACGTGATATCGGCGGGCGCGAGCGCGGCGCCGCTCACCACGCTGGTGTCGGTGTCGCCGATTTACGCATCGTTCGACGCGGACGAACAAACGTATCTGCAATACCTGAGCCGCGCGAAAGACGGCAGCAAGGTGCCGGTGGAACTCGGTCTCGCGGACGAAAGCGGGTACTCGCGCAGCGGCGTGATCGAGTCGGTGGATAACCGTCTCGACACGTCGTCGGGCACGATCCGCGTGCGTGCGCGCTTCGATAACCAGGATGGTGCGCTGATTCCGGGTTTGTATGCGCGCGTGAAAGTCGGCGGCAGCGAGCCGCATCCGGCGCTCTTGATCGACGACGCCGCGGTGGGCACCGATCAGGACAAGAAGTTCGTACTGGTGGTCGACGAGGGCAATCACGTCGTGTATCGCTCGATCGACGTGGGCGGCATGCAGGGCAATCTGCGCGTGGTCAAGGGCGGCCTGAAAGCCACTGACCGGATCGTCGTGAACGGCATTCAGCGCGTGCGTCCTGGCGATTCGGTGCGCGCGCATATGGTGCCGATGACAACGGATGACGATCCGAACAGCGCACCGCTCGCACAAAAGCAGACGCCCGCACAGCCGCAATCGCAGTCACAGGCGCAATCGCAGACGCGCACCAAAGCGGACAAGAATTCGTGA